In Bactrocera oleae isolate idBacOlea1 chromosome 5, idBacOlea1, whole genome shotgun sequence, a genomic segment contains:
- the LOC106620876 gene encoding sodium-dependent nutrient amino acid transporter 1 isoform X2: MSMENSVPNIELSRKNDKESKLFQGKDTTERPNWSNGLEFLMSCISMSVGLGNVWRFPFTAYENGGGAFLIPYIIVLFIIGKPMYYLEMILGQFSSKGSVKIWSICPSFLGIGYGQAFATICIITYYSSLLALTLYYLVVSCQSVLPWTYCRTEWGDNCVNSNPIGGVRESNIENPSMQLQSSSELYFLKEVIKQKENIADGLGMPDWKLTLTLFVSWVVIFLVIMRGVKSSGKAAYFLALFPYAILAALLVRAVTLEGAAKGIMFFLEPNWHELLNPKVWKEAVVQCFFSLAVGLGPIVMFSSYNHFDHGIYRDAMIVTTLDTFTSLLAGVSIFGILGNLAHNLQITDIKEVVKSGTGLAFISYPDAIAKFQAVPQIFAILFFFMLFVLGVGSIVALHSTIVTIICDQFKSLQYWKVALLTCICGFLASIIYVTPGGQWILNLVDFYGGTFVIFGLAILETISISWIYVSGWILFTIGMAQFPLWAIWSVSTHWNEGIWNSIRSSIRSSSKWGPYKESNRNDWIAFKAKCAQERANRNDKGKIKQLYQKILHLIRSP, from the exons ctGTCCagaaaaaatgataaagaaagtAAACTGTTCCAAGGAAAAGATACAACTGAACGTCCCAACTGGTCAAACGGGTTAGAATTTCTCATGTCATGCATTTCTATGTCTGTTGGACTTGGGAATGTATGGCGATTTCCTTTTACAGCTTATGAAAATGGTGGAGGAGCCtttcttataccatatattatcgTTCTCTTCATAATAG gaAAGCCAATGTATTATCTCGAAATGATTTTAGGTCAGTTCTCAAGTAAAGGTTCGGTGAAGATTTGGAGCATTTGCCCCTCTTTCTTAG GCATAGGGTATGGTCAAGCGTTCGCTACAATTTGCATTATCACTTACTATTCATCTCTTCTGGCATTGACATTATACTACCTGGTAGTTTCTTGTCAGTCTGTACTTCCGTGGACATATTGTAGAACCGAATGGGGTGACAATTGTGTTAATTCTAATCCAATTGGAGGTGTGAGAGAAAGCAATATTGAAAACCCGTCAATGCAACTACAAAGCAGTTCTGAACTTTACTTTTT AAAAGAAGTTATAAAACAAAAGGAAAACATTGCGGATGGGCTAGGAATGCCAGATTGGAAATTAACTTTAACACTTTTTGTGTCCTGGGTTGTAATTTTCTTGGTCATCATGAGAGGCGTAAAGAGTTCCGGCAAAGCGGCTTATTTTTTGGCTTTATTTCCTTACGCAATACTCGCCGCATTACTAGTGCGGGCAGTTACTCTGGAGGGAGCGGCAAAAGGAATAATGTTTTTCTTGGAACCTAATTGGCATGAACTACTTAATCCAAAG gtgTGGAAGGAGGCTGTGGTACAATGTTTTTTCTCTCTGGCAGTTGGACTTGGTCCAATAGTTATGTTTTCTTCTTATAATCATTTTGATCACGGCATTTATAG GGACGCTATGATAGTTACAACATTAGATACCTTTACAAGCTTACTGGCTGGTGTATCTATTTTTGGTATTCTTGGAAATTTGGCTCATAACCTTCAAATTACAGACATCAAAGAAGTCGTCAAAAGTGGTACTGGTCTTGCATTCATTTCCTATCCGGATGCCATTGCCAAATTTCAAGCAGTTCCACAGATTTTCGCCatacttttcttttttatgCTGTTTGTATTGGGAGTTGGATCTATTGTGGCGCTACACTCTACTATTGTCACTATAATATGCGATCAATTTAAATCACTTCAATACTGGAAAGTAGCACTGCTGACATGCATATGTGGGTTTCTTGCGAGCATAATATACGTTACACCG GGAGGTCAatggatattaaatttagtggACTTTTATGGAGgaacttttgttatttttggtcTAGCGATTTTAGAAACAATCAGTATTTCATGGATATATG tttcgGGATGGATTCTATTTACGATTGGGATGGCTCAATTTCCTCTCTGGGCTATATGGAGTGTTTCTACTCATTGGAATGAGGGAAtatggaat tCAATTCGTTCTTCCATCAGATCAAGTTCTAAATGGGGTCCTTATAAAGAGAGCAATAGAAATGATTGGATTGCATTCAAAGCCAAATGTGCACAAGAGAGAGCAAACCGAAATGACAAAGGGAAAATAAAACAGTTATATCAAAAGATTCTCCATTTAATTAGGTCtccataa
- the LOC106620876 gene encoding sodium-dependent nutrient amino acid transporter 1 isoform X1: MSMENSVPNIELSRKNDKESKLFQGKDTTERPNWSNGLEFLMSCISMSVGLGNVWRFPFTAYENGGGAFLIPYIIVLFIIGKPMYYLEMILGQFSSKGSVKIWSICPSFLGIGYGQAFATICIITYYSSLLALTLYYLVVSCQSVLPWTYCRTEWGDNCVNSNPIGGVRESNIENPSMQLQSSSELYFLKEVIKQKENIADGLGMPDWKLTLTLFVSWVVIFLVIMRGVKSSGKAAYFLALFPYAILAALLVRAVTLEGAAKGIMFFLEPNWHELLNPKVWKEAVVQCFFSLAVGLGPIVMFSSYNHFDHGIYRDAMIVTTLDTFTSLLAGVSIFGILGNLAHNLQITDIKEVVKSGTGLAFISYPDAIAKFQAVPQIFAILFFFMLFVLGVGSIVALHSTIVTIICDQFKSLQYWKVALLTCICGFLASIIYVTPGGQWILNLVDFYGGTFVIFGLAILETISISWIYGINNFCDDVQFMTKREVSFYWRLCWAALTPLSMIVIFIYSLTSIEPLTYSGKLYPDSANISGWILFTIGMAQFPLWAIWSVSTHWNEGIWNSIRSSIRSSSKWGPYKESNRNDWIAFKAKCAQERANRNDKGKIKQLYQKILHLIRSP, translated from the exons ctGTCCagaaaaaatgataaagaaagtAAACTGTTCCAAGGAAAAGATACAACTGAACGTCCCAACTGGTCAAACGGGTTAGAATTTCTCATGTCATGCATTTCTATGTCTGTTGGACTTGGGAATGTATGGCGATTTCCTTTTACAGCTTATGAAAATGGTGGAGGAGCCtttcttataccatatattatcgTTCTCTTCATAATAG gaAAGCCAATGTATTATCTCGAAATGATTTTAGGTCAGTTCTCAAGTAAAGGTTCGGTGAAGATTTGGAGCATTTGCCCCTCTTTCTTAG GCATAGGGTATGGTCAAGCGTTCGCTACAATTTGCATTATCACTTACTATTCATCTCTTCTGGCATTGACATTATACTACCTGGTAGTTTCTTGTCAGTCTGTACTTCCGTGGACATATTGTAGAACCGAATGGGGTGACAATTGTGTTAATTCTAATCCAATTGGAGGTGTGAGAGAAAGCAATATTGAAAACCCGTCAATGCAACTACAAAGCAGTTCTGAACTTTACTTTTT AAAAGAAGTTATAAAACAAAAGGAAAACATTGCGGATGGGCTAGGAATGCCAGATTGGAAATTAACTTTAACACTTTTTGTGTCCTGGGTTGTAATTTTCTTGGTCATCATGAGAGGCGTAAAGAGTTCCGGCAAAGCGGCTTATTTTTTGGCTTTATTTCCTTACGCAATACTCGCCGCATTACTAGTGCGGGCAGTTACTCTGGAGGGAGCGGCAAAAGGAATAATGTTTTTCTTGGAACCTAATTGGCATGAACTACTTAATCCAAAG gtgTGGAAGGAGGCTGTGGTACAATGTTTTTTCTCTCTGGCAGTTGGACTTGGTCCAATAGTTATGTTTTCTTCTTATAATCATTTTGATCACGGCATTTATAG GGACGCTATGATAGTTACAACATTAGATACCTTTACAAGCTTACTGGCTGGTGTATCTATTTTTGGTATTCTTGGAAATTTGGCTCATAACCTTCAAATTACAGACATCAAAGAAGTCGTCAAAAGTGGTACTGGTCTTGCATTCATTTCCTATCCGGATGCCATTGCCAAATTTCAAGCAGTTCCACAGATTTTCGCCatacttttcttttttatgCTGTTTGTATTGGGAGTTGGATCTATTGTGGCGCTACACTCTACTATTGTCACTATAATATGCGATCAATTTAAATCACTTCAATACTGGAAAGTAGCACTGCTGACATGCATATGTGGGTTTCTTGCGAGCATAATATACGTTACACCG GGAGGTCAatggatattaaatttagtggACTTTTATGGAGgaacttttgttatttttggtcTAGCGATTTTAGAAACAATCAGTATTTCATGGATATATG gcataaacaatttttgtgaTGATGTCCAATTTATGACGAAGCGTGAAGTGTCTTTTTACTGGCGGTTATGTTGGGCAGCTCTTACTCCATTATCAATGATCGTAATTTTCATATACTCGCTGACATCCATAGAGCCTCTGACTTATAGCGGCAAGCTGTATCCAGACTCTGCAAATA tttcgGGATGGATTCTATTTACGATTGGGATGGCTCAATTTCCTCTCTGGGCTATATGGAGTGTTTCTACTCATTGGAATGAGGGAAtatggaat tCAATTCGTTCTTCCATCAGATCAAGTTCTAAATGGGGTCCTTATAAAGAGAGCAATAGAAATGATTGGATTGCATTCAAAGCCAAATGTGCACAAGAGAGAGCAAACCGAAATGACAAAGGGAAAATAAAACAGTTATATCAAAAGATTCTCCATTTAATTAGGTCtccataa